One stretch of Chryseobacterium sp. LJ668 DNA includes these proteins:
- the queG gene encoding tRNA epoxyqueuosine(34) reductase QueG, with product MNSTAEKYSQLIKAKAKSFGFQDCGISKADFLEEDAHHLESWLNNNYHGEMKYMENHFDKRLDPRLLVEGSKSVISLSYNYFPEEKISALDNFKISKYAYAEDYHEVIKDILRELVLELHQEIGDFAFRVFVDSAPVMERSWAKKSGIGWVGKNSNLITKQSGSFYFLAEIICDLDLIPDHAARDHCGSCTKCIDACPTDAIVSDKIVDGSKCISYATIELKDQIPDYFKDKMEDWMFGCDICQDVCPWNRFSSPNLQTKFKPNELLKNFKKGEWKELTQELFVEIFRKSPVKRTKFAGLKRNIEFLDRSSEKLK from the coding sequence ATGAATTCAACTGCCGAAAAATATTCTCAATTGATAAAAGCTAAAGCTAAAAGTTTTGGTTTTCAGGATTGTGGAATTTCCAAAGCAGATTTTTTGGAAGAAGATGCTCATCATCTGGAAAGCTGGCTGAATAATAATTACCATGGCGAAATGAAATATATGGAAAATCATTTTGACAAACGCCTGGATCCCAGATTATTGGTAGAAGGCTCGAAATCGGTGATTTCTCTTTCTTATAATTATTTCCCTGAAGAGAAAATTTCAGCTTTAGACAATTTTAAAATTTCAAAGTATGCCTATGCAGAAGATTATCATGAGGTTATAAAAGATATTCTTCGTGAGCTTGTTTTGGAGCTACACCAGGAAATCGGCGATTTTGCATTTAGAGTTTTTGTAGATTCTGCACCGGTTATGGAACGGAGCTGGGCTAAAAAATCAGGCATCGGCTGGGTTGGGAAAAATTCTAATTTAATTACCAAGCAAAGCGGCTCGTTTTACTTTTTGGCCGAGATAATCTGTGATTTAGATTTAATTCCGGATCATGCAGCGAGAGATCACTGCGGAAGCTGCACAAAATGTATTGACGCTTGCCCTACAGATGCCATTGTTTCTGATAAAATAGTTGATGGGAGTAAATGTATTTCTTATGCCACGATAGAGCTTAAAGATCAGATTCCTGATTATTTTAAAGACAAAATGGAAGACTGGATGTTCGGCTGTGATATTTGCCAGGATGTCTGCCCTTGGAATCGTTTTTCTTCGCCAAATCTTCAGACAAAGTTTAAACCTAATGAATTATTAAAAAATTTCAAAAAAGGTGAATGGAAAGAATTGACTCAAGAACTGTTTGTGGAAATATTCAGAAAGTCACCAGTAAAGCGAACTAAATTTGCGGGTTTGAAGAGAAATATTGAATTTTTAGACCGGTCTTCAGAAAAATTGAAGTAA
- the gldD gene encoding gliding motility lipoprotein GldD: protein MIRKVIFIFTSLLLISCEKETQPKPYGELRLEYPIPKYQKFEKNCSYTFEYSDFATIADAKKPCWYYMNYPKMKAKIFLTYYPVQGDFADHVKEAEKMVYEHTIKASSIDAKSFQYPERKVYGNFYELKGQSASNLQFYATDSTKHFVTAYLYFDTRPKPDSLAPAVDYIKKDIMHMLDTFEWKN, encoded by the coding sequence ATGATTAGAAAAGTCATTTTTATTTTTACTTCATTGCTTCTGATATCTTGTGAGAAAGAGACTCAACCGAAACCTTATGGCGAGCTGAGATTAGAATATCCCATACCAAAATATCAGAAATTTGAGAAAAACTGTTCATATACTTTTGAATATTCAGATTTTGCCACTATCGCAGATGCAAAAAAGCCATGCTGGTATTATATGAACTATCCGAAGATGAAAGCGAAAATCTTTTTAACCTATTACCCGGTACAGGGTGATTTTGCAGATCATGTGAAAGAAGCGGAGAAGATGGTATATGAGCATACTATCAAAGCAAGTTCAATTGATGCAAAATCTTTTCAATACCCGGAAAGAAAAGTTTATGGAAATTTTTATGAACTGAAAGGGCAGAGTGCTTCTAATCTTCAGTTTTACGCTACAGACAGTACAAAACATTTTGTAACTGCTTATTTATATTTTGACACCAGACCAAAGCCCGATTCTCTGGCACCGGCAGTTGATTATATCAAAAAAGATATCATGCACATGCTGGATACTTTTGAATGGAAAAATTAG
- a CDS encoding peptidylprolyl isomerase produces MINKLKIAFLFGIFAVLFSTKVNAQLKQGQLIDGIAAVIGDEIVLESDVDEQMNYAKQQGAGAADKCDFLENLINNKFLVFEAKKDTLIENRSAAIKEQANAKYSQLLSQFPDEKSMLTAYKFRTGYEMKNAIEKIDTDTYYGQAKYQRITEKADVTPNEVTDFYNLYKSQLPEIKDEVSLSQIVMNPKLTEAHKDELINKLKKIKQDIAGGESFESQARIYSEDPGSAPNGGLMKNVYKGQMVKPFEAAALNLQEGEISDPVESEFGYHIIQLVKKSGKVYDARHILLMATPTVEEITTAKKKLDSIRGLILAEKITFKDASFKFSDDKRTKFNAGVIPGADGSNKIERESIPGTISYELAGLNKGDITTAFDDEDERKRKVVKIVKIEDVIPSHQITLETDYDRIKQMALNKKRNEMIEKYVSSKISTTFISIDGRYDTCKFKGNWKKESIKK; encoded by the coding sequence ATGATAAATAAATTAAAAATCGCTTTTCTTTTTGGGATTTTTGCTGTGTTGTTTTCAACAAAAGTAAATGCTCAGCTAAAGCAAGGTCAGTTGATAGACGGTATTGCGGCTGTGATCGGCGATGAAATTGTTCTGGAATCTGACGTGGATGAGCAGATGAATTATGCAAAACAGCAGGGTGCAGGAGCCGCAGATAAATGTGATTTCCTGGAAAATCTGATCAATAACAAATTTCTAGTTTTTGAAGCTAAAAAAGATACGCTGATTGAAAACCGTTCTGCCGCGATCAAAGAACAGGCAAATGCAAAATACAGCCAGCTGCTTTCTCAGTTTCCTGACGAAAAATCAATGTTAACGGCTTATAAATTCAGAACCGGGTATGAAATGAAAAATGCTATCGAAAAAATAGATACAGATACCTATTACGGACAAGCAAAATACCAACGAATTACAGAAAAAGCTGACGTTACACCAAATGAAGTGACAGATTTTTATAATTTATACAAATCTCAGTTACCTGAAATAAAAGATGAGGTTTCTCTTTCACAAATTGTAATGAATCCGAAATTGACTGAAGCTCACAAGGATGAATTGATCAATAAACTGAAAAAAATCAAGCAGGATATTGCGGGAGGAGAAAGTTTTGAAAGCCAGGCAAGAATATATTCTGAAGATCCGGGTTCTGCACCCAACGGTGGTCTGATGAAAAATGTTTATAAGGGTCAGATGGTAAAACCTTTTGAAGCAGCTGCTTTAAATTTACAGGAAGGTGAAATTTCAGATCCTGTGGAGTCAGAGTTTGGATACCACATTATTCAGCTGGTGAAAAAATCAGGAAAAGTGTATGATGCAAGACACATTCTTTTGATGGCAACGCCTACGGTTGAAGAAATTACCACAGCCAAAAAAAAATTAGACAGTATCAGAGGATTGATCTTAGCGGAGAAAATAACTTTTAAAGATGCTTCATTTAAATTTTCTGATGATAAAAGAACAAAATTCAACGCCGGAGTTATTCCCGGAGCAGATGGTTCAAATAAAATTGAAAGAGAAAGTATTCCGGGAACGATCAGTTATGAATTGGCTGGTTTAAACAAAGGTGATATCACTACAGCTTTCGATGACGAAGACGAAAGAAAAAGAAAAGTCGTAAAGATTGTGAAAATTGAAGACGTGATACCTTCCCATCAAATTACATTAGAAACTGATTACGACAGAATTAAACAGATGGCGCTCAATAAGAAGAGAAACGAGATGATTGAAAAATATGTCAGTTCAAAAATTTCAACCACCTTTATTTCCATCGACGGTCGATATGACACTTGTAAATTCAAAGGAAACTGGAAAAAAGAATCCATCAAAAAATAA
- a CDS encoding NAD(P)H-dependent flavin oxidoreductase, giving the protein MSNFIDFNSAKKLHEMQESKNRISELFDIKYPIIQAGMIWHSGWRLASAVSNCGGLGLIGAGSMYPDVLRENIQKCRKATDKPFGVNVPMLYPNLDEVIKIILEERVKIVFTSAGNPKTYTEALQKEGLKVAHVVSSTKFAIKCEDAGVDAVVAEGFEAGGHNGRDETTTFCLIPNVKKHISKPLIAAGGIALGSQMKAAMILGADGVQIGSRFAATIEASAHENWKRKITELNEGDTHLTLKELAPVRLVKNKFFNELEDIYNVGRNSESLIAALGRARAKKGMFEGDMEEGELEIGQVSALIDEVLSVEAVFANLLKEFEETKMPKF; this is encoded by the coding sequence ATGAGCAATTTTATAGATTTCAATTCGGCAAAAAAACTTCACGAGATGCAGGAAAGCAAAAATAGAATTTCAGAACTTTTTGATATCAAGTACCCCATTATTCAGGCGGGTATGATCTGGCATTCTGGTTGGAGATTGGCTTCTGCCGTTTCCAATTGTGGCGGTTTAGGATTAATTGGTGCAGGAAGTATGTATCCGGATGTTTTGCGAGAGAATATTCAGAAATGCAGAAAAGCGACAGACAAGCCTTTTGGGGTGAATGTACCCATGCTGTATCCGAATTTGGATGAGGTGATTAAGATTATTCTGGAAGAACGCGTAAAAATCGTTTTTACATCTGCCGGAAATCCCAAAACTTACACAGAAGCATTACAGAAAGAAGGATTAAAAGTAGCTCATGTAGTCTCGTCTACTAAGTTTGCCATAAAATGTGAAGATGCCGGAGTAGATGCTGTCGTAGCTGAAGGGTTTGAAGCCGGAGGTCACAACGGAAGAGATGAAACTACCACATTCTGTCTTATTCCGAATGTTAAAAAACATATCTCGAAGCCGCTTATCGCAGCTGGCGGAATTGCTTTAGGTTCTCAGATGAAAGCTGCGATGATATTAGGTGCTGACGGCGTTCAAATCGGAAGTCGTTTTGCTGCCACCATTGAAGCAAGCGCCCATGAAAACTGGAAAAGAAAAATTACCGAACTGAATGAAGGTGACACCCATTTAACTTTAAAAGAATTAGCTCCTGTAAGATTGGTTAAAAATAAATTCTTCAATGAATTGGAAGATATCTATAACGTTGGCCGAAATTCTGAATCATTGATTGCCGCTCTGGGAAGAGCAAGAGCAAAAAAAGGAATGTTTGAAGGTGATATGGAAGAGGGTGAACTTGAAATCGGACAGGTCTCAGCTTTGATTGATGAGGTGCTGTCTGTGGAAGCGGTTTTTGCCAATCTTTTGAAAGAGTTTGAAGAAACAAAAATGCCCAAATTCTGA
- a CDS encoding rhodanese-like domain-containing protein — MSLAEVLKSGNYHLIDVREPMELEMDGHIDGAQNIPLGEVEDRKEEILSITKPVVLFCRSGNRSGKALDLLQSEGLKEGYNGGGWSELKAHLEANQGTF; from the coding sequence ATGTCATTAGCAGAAGTTTTAAAATCAGGAAATTACCATTTAATCGATGTTCGCGAGCCTATGGAGCTTGAAATGGACGGACATATAGATGGTGCCCAAAATATACCTCTAGGTGAAGTAGAAGATAGAAAAGAAGAAATTTTGTCTATTACGAAGCCTGTAGTTTTATTTTGCAGAAGCGGAAACAGAAGCGGCAAAGCTCTAGACCTTCTTCAATCTGAGGGTTTGAAGGAAGGTTATAACGGTGGCGGATGGTCTGAATTAAAGGCACATTTAGAAGCAAATCAAGGAACTTTTTAA
- the mutY gene encoding A/G-specific adenine glycosylase yields the protein MDNNNRKSDFLHIGTQLLKWYDKNARDLPFRSTKDPYKIWICEIVFQQTRIAQGLNHYNNFIKRFPDVQTLADAKEDEVLLYWKGLGYYSRAINIHKAAQQIINDYDGIFPSEYDEILKLKGVGKYTAAAVSSICFDGKIPAVDGNFYRVLSRVFADDFDVSNSKAFNYFSELAHLIMPENVGDFNQAMMDLGSEICKPRNPLCGECPLNKDCLAFSLNKISKFPVKTKKVKATDLELKYYFVHRNGEFLIQQRKDDFIWKKLFEFPLEISDELIPFIKSAKTINHKLTHKNLFIKIFNVEVDSEQAWKNFTFQNDYMITNVENSHERSFPKPLENYIQNYEVAYKFL from the coding sequence TTGGATAATAACAATAGAAAATCAGACTTTCTTCATATCGGAACCCAACTTTTGAAGTGGTATGATAAGAATGCACGAGATTTACCTTTCAGAAGTACAAAAGATCCCTATAAAATCTGGATTTGCGAGATCGTTTTCCAGCAGACACGCATCGCTCAGGGACTCAACCATTACAATAATTTTATCAAAAGATTTCCCGATGTACAAACTTTAGCAGATGCTAAAGAAGATGAAGTTTTGCTCTATTGGAAAGGTTTAGGTTATTATTCCAGAGCCATTAATATTCATAAAGCTGCGCAACAGATCATCAATGATTATGATGGAATTTTTCCTTCTGAATATGACGAAATTTTAAAATTAAAAGGAGTCGGCAAATATACGGCAGCTGCAGTTTCAAGTATTTGTTTTGATGGTAAAATTCCCGCTGTTGACGGAAATTTCTACCGGGTTCTGAGCCGGGTTTTTGCGGATGATTTTGATGTTTCCAATTCGAAAGCTTTTAATTATTTTTCAGAATTGGCACATTTGATCATGCCGGAAAATGTGGGAGATTTTAATCAGGCGATGATGGATCTTGGTTCTGAAATCTGCAAACCCAGAAATCCGCTTTGTGGAGAATGTCCTTTAAATAAGGATTGTTTGGCATTTTCATTAAACAAAATTTCAAAATTTCCTGTAAAAACAAAGAAAGTAAAAGCGACAGATTTAGAATTAAAATACTATTTCGTTCACAGAAACGGAGAATTTTTAATTCAACAAAGAAAAGATGACTTCATCTGGAAAAAACTATTTGAATTTCCGCTTGAAATTTCAGATGAATTAATTCCTTTCATTAAGAGTGCCAAAACTATCAATCACAAACTGACCCACAAAAATTTATTTATAAAAATATTTAATGTTGAAGTAGATTCAGAACAGGCCTGGAAAAATTTTACTTTTCAAAATGATTACATGATCACCAATGTTGAAAATTCGCATGAAAGGTCGTTTCCGAAACCTTTGGAAAATTATATTCAAAATTATGAGGTGGCATATAAGTTTTTATAA
- a CDS encoding HD domain-containing protein → MGLKENFTSLCLLFFDNDTLTDHLWTEIEKKYSGKGRHYHTLIHLENMFSELELVKDKILNFDTISFSVFYHDIIYDATSKLNEEKSADFAECRLQQIDVNETVTAEVTKQILATKSHQKSENVDINYLLDADLSILGKNSQSYLNYTKEIRKEYSIYPDFLYKPERKKVLQHFLELEGIFKTEYFREKYETQARRNIELELKSL, encoded by the coding sequence ATGGGTCTGAAAGAAAATTTCACAAGCCTTTGTCTCCTATTTTTTGATAACGATACTTTAACTGATCATCTTTGGACAGAAATTGAAAAAAAATATTCTGGAAAAGGAAGACATTATCATACTCTAATTCATTTGGAAAATATGTTTTCTGAACTGGAATTGGTAAAAGATAAAATTTTGAATTTTGATACAATCTCATTTTCAGTTTTTTATCATGATATAATTTATGATGCAACATCAAAACTGAATGAAGAAAAAAGCGCAGATTTTGCAGAATGCAGACTTCAACAAATAGATGTAAACGAGACTGTAACTGCAGAAGTTACAAAACAGATTTTAGCAACGAAATCTCATCAAAAATCTGAAAATGTTGACATTAATTATTTACTGGATGCCGATTTATCCATACTTGGAAAAAATTCTCAATCCTATCTAAATTACACAAAGGAGATCAGGAAAGAATATTCCATTTATCCTGATTTTCTTTATAAACCAGAGAGAAAGAAAGTTTTACAGCATTTTCTGGAGCTGGAAGGTATTTTTAAAACTGAATATTTTAGGGAGAAGTATGAAACTCAGGCGAGGAGAAATATTGAGCTTGAGTTAAAAAGTTTGTAA
- a CDS encoding DUF5458 family protein, with product MDSKLQAAESQQHNQQQQTGKPKGNPVEELNKIGGFGFIESVVDGIANMNPTRKARKEIFLNDANKSEERKELLQKINLWVELLSTNEPAEKMAETCKNKAQQAEQNLKLNLKNSLDAIRQLETSYRTVAQFYKNTELDKVDNVSIVNATLEQVSDLDNPLFIDAVAEEFKQYYDRLDLRDNYSILAIPGYLGSNKVIEKWAKICNENKVMMVTDFANLDKPDDVVDLFHSANLTGGELHRSNVIMTCNWLIGRGKAEEVGEEENVELPPSTSLAGKIHKTLMSQVAAGKKHGNINEVDAVKFELKKSEISQLEKMGLVPMVNEYGKIMAFSAKTLFTGDNIGLQTYSVVRVFDYVTKVLLDFLNRRAFENWNAKNEDDLRKQIVTFLDGIKGADKLIEKFKIVRFEQDKVNKDRVWLDIRLTPYFPTKSFVIKLDGHKGDDGNEWDAEYIQD from the coding sequence ATGGATAGCAAATTACAGGCAGCAGAAAGCCAACAGCATAATCAACAGCAGCAGACAGGCAAACCAAAAGGAAATCCTGTAGAAGAATTAAATAAAATCGGAGGCTTTGGCTTTATTGAATCTGTCGTAGACGGAATCGCCAATATGAATCCCACCAGAAAAGCAAGAAAAGAAATTTTCCTGAACGACGCCAATAAATCTGAGGAGAGAAAAGAACTGCTTCAGAAAATCAATCTCTGGGTTGAGCTTTTAAGCACCAATGAGCCTGCAGAAAAAATGGCTGAAACGTGTAAAAATAAAGCACAACAAGCAGAGCAAAATCTTAAATTAAACCTGAAAAACAGTTTGGATGCCATTCGTCAGTTAGAAACTTCTTACAGAACGGTGGCTCAGTTTTATAAAAATACCGAATTAGATAAGGTAGACAACGTTAGTATTGTTAATGCAACATTAGAGCAAGTTTCAGATTTAGATAATCCTTTATTTATTGACGCAGTTGCAGAAGAATTTAAGCAGTATTATGACCGTTTAGATTTGAGAGATAACTATTCCATCCTTGCGATTCCCGGATATTTAGGCTCAAACAAAGTGATTGAAAAGTGGGCGAAAATCTGTAACGAAAACAAAGTAATGATGGTTACCGATTTTGCCAATCTTGATAAACCGGATGACGTAGTAGACTTATTCCATTCAGCAAATCTTACAGGCGGTGAACTTCACAGAAGTAATGTTATCATGACGTGTAACTGGTTAATTGGAAGAGGAAAAGCTGAAGAAGTAGGTGAAGAAGAAAACGTAGAGCTTCCGCCGTCCACTTCATTGGCAGGAAAAATCCATAAAACTTTAATGTCTCAGGTTGCTGCCGGTAAAAAGCACGGTAATATCAACGAAGTAGATGCCGTAAAATTTGAACTGAAAAAAAGCGAGATCTCTCAATTAGAAAAAATGGGTCTTGTTCCGATGGTCAACGAATATGGTAAAATAATGGCATTTTCTGCCAAAACGTTGTTTACTGGTGATAATATTGGTCTTCAAACGTACTCAGTAGTCCGTGTCTTTGATTATGTAACCAAAGTTTTATTAGACTTCCTGAACCGAAGAGCTTTTGAAAACTGGAATGCCAAAAATGAAGATGACTTGAGAAAGCAGATTGTTACGTTCTTAGATGGCATCAAAGGAGCTGATAAATTAATTGAAAAATTCAAAATTGTTCGATTTGAGCAGGATAAAGTAAATAAAGACAGAGTCTGGCTGGATATTCGTCTGACACCTTATTTCCCAACTAAAAGTTTTGTTATTAAGCTTGACGGTCACAAAGGAGACGATGGTAACGAGTGGGATGCTGAATATATTCAGGATTAA
- a CDS encoding PfkB family carbohydrate kinase yields the protein MKLLVVGSVAFDAIETPFGKTDKILGGAATYIGITASVMGVKSGIVSVVGGDFPQEHLDMFSKRDINIEGLEIVKEGKTFFWSGKYHNDLNTRDTLATEVNVLENFDPKIPQSMQDAEILLLGNLHPGVQLSVLEKMNQRPQLVILDTMNFWMDSAMDILIDMIAKTDVISINDEEARQLSGEYSLVKAAKKIHTMGPKFVIIKKGEHGAILFHDDKIFAIPALPLEEVFDPTGAGDTFAGGFAAYLAKKGTFDFETMKSALIVGSAMASFTVEKFGTERIEEVTEADMHARLKQFKELTTFDVKL from the coding sequence ATGAAACTTTTAGTTGTAGGAAGTGTTGCATTCGACGCAATAGAAACACCATTTGGTAAAACAGACAAAATTTTAGGAGGAGCTGCCACATATATTGGAATCACTGCATCAGTGATGGGAGTAAAATCCGGGATTGTTTCTGTTGTAGGAGGTGATTTTCCGCAGGAGCATTTAGATATGTTTTCGAAAAGAGATATCAACATTGAAGGACTGGAGATCGTGAAAGAAGGAAAAACTTTTTTCTGGTCCGGGAAATACCATAATGACTTAAATACAAGAGATACACTGGCAACTGAGGTGAATGTTCTCGAGAATTTCGACCCTAAAATTCCTCAATCTATGCAAGATGCAGAGATTTTGTTACTAGGGAATCTTCATCCCGGTGTTCAATTATCAGTTCTTGAAAAAATGAATCAGCGTCCTCAACTGGTAATTTTGGACACTATGAATTTCTGGATGGATTCTGCAATGGATATTTTGATAGATATGATTGCTAAAACTGACGTGATCAGCATCAATGATGAAGAGGCAAGACAACTTTCCGGTGAGTATTCTTTGGTGAAAGCAGCGAAAAAGATTCATACCATGGGTCCCAAGTTTGTCATCATCAAAAAAGGAGAGCACGGTGCCATTCTTTTCCACGATGATAAAATATTTGCGATACCGGCACTTCCGTTAGAAGAGGTATTCGATCCGACGGGTGCAGGAGATACTTTTGCAGGAGGTTTTGCAGCTTATCTGGCTAAAAAAGGAACGTTCGATTTTGAAACAATGAAGTCTGCATTGATTGTAGGTTCTGCGATGGCTTCTTTCACCGTAGAAAAATTCGGGACAGAAAGAATTGAAGAAGTTACCGAAGCTGATATGCATGCAAGACTAAAGCAATTCAAAGAATTAACAACTTTTGATGTGAAGCTATAA
- a CDS encoding type VI secretion system contractile sheath small subunit, with product MAMFNYGVGGNEVKVDANEAIQEIQENKSLIVSQLTTDETYVPEIVTGLKTVDDVFRHFQPSVAVQHETEDGNVVEEEFRFQNLADFTPKNLVQKSDYLQKLSMEQEQYNKIVRQLKTNKILRNMLENEHSRAAFIEALKDVAQELEK from the coding sequence ATGGCAATGTTTAATTATGGTGTTGGCGGAAACGAAGTTAAGGTAGACGCTAATGAAGCTATTCAGGAAATTCAGGAAAACAAATCACTCATCGTAAGCCAGCTTACAACTGATGAAACGTATGTTCCTGAAATCGTAACAGGACTGAAAACTGTTGACGATGTTTTCAGGCATTTTCAACCCTCTGTCGCCGTACAGCATGAGACAGAAGATGGGAATGTAGTAGAAGAAGAATTTCGTTTTCAGAATCTTGCAGACTTCACGCCCAAAAATCTTGTTCAGAAATCAGACTATCTTCAGAAGCTCAGCATGGAGCAGGAGCAGTACAATAAAATTGTACGCCAGTTGAAAACCAATAAAATTCTGCGTAATATGCTTGAAAATGAGCACTCCAGAGCTGCTTTTATAGAAGCATTAAAGGACGTGGCACAAGAACTTGAAAAATAA
- a CDS encoding M13 family metallopeptidase, whose translation MKKINIAVLAFSGIVFLNSCGTTKTMEAPKTETAVVAEEPVKQEVKEEGINLSYIDKTVRLQDDFFNYVNGNWVKTTQIPSDKASWGSFNALRENVDDASLSILNKIITEKYGEGSEGQKIQNLYASFMDVSKRNADGLNPIKGDLAKIDAIKNVNDLQKYLLEATRLGDNSLYGWRVSADLKNSKMNAVYLGGPDLGLGRDYYQKVNDANTKTLAEYQKYVAQLFGVLGYKNSDAAAKNIVDFEKQLASYLLTLEQNRDANLRYNPKNVSELPGLVKNVNLAKYLNEAGVNTDKVIVGEMKYYQNMDQIINQKNIPLLKDYLKYHVINGNASNLGESLDNIRFDFYSKYLQGQKEQRAMDKRGLALVNGVLGEAFGKLYVDEYFTPESKQQMEIYIDYILKSFKNHIAEMDWMSPETKVKAQEKLSKFTVKIAYPDQWKDYSKLKVEAPAQGATLYSNLQNVSAWQYEKSLEKVGKPVDKTEWGMSPQTVNAYYSGSNNEIVFPAAILQPPFYNPKADAAVNFGGIGAVIGHEISHGFDDSGSRFDGDGNLNNWWTEQDRKNFDAKVAQLAAQYNAYEPVKGSFVNGKFTSGENIGDLGGVAVAYDALQMYLKDKGNPGLISGFNQDQRFFLSWATVWRTKSTDQYMMNQVKTDPHSPGYFRAFGPLVNQDSFIKAFDIKPGDKLYKAPEERIKIW comes from the coding sequence ATGAAAAAGATAAATATTGCGGTACTTGCATTTTCAGGTATTGTATTTTTAAATTCTTGCGGAACAACAAAAACTATGGAAGCTCCTAAAACCGAAACAGCAGTGGTAGCAGAAGAACCTGTGAAACAGGAAGTAAAAGAAGAAGGAATCAATCTTTCTTATATAGACAAAACGGTTCGTCTACAGGATGATTTCTTTAATTACGTCAACGGAAATTGGGTGAAAACCACCCAGATCCCGTCTGATAAAGCAAGTTGGGGGTCTTTCAATGCACTGAGAGAGAATGTAGATGACGCTTCTTTAAGTATTTTAAATAAAATTATAACGGAGAAGTATGGGGAAGGTTCCGAAGGTCAGAAAATACAAAATCTGTATGCCTCATTTATGGATGTCAGCAAAAGAAATGCGGACGGTTTAAATCCTATTAAAGGAGATCTTGCAAAAATTGATGCCATCAAAAATGTGAACGATCTGCAGAAATATCTTTTAGAAGCAACAAGATTGGGTGACAATTCCCTTTATGGCTGGAGAGTAAGTGCAGACCTGAAAAATTCTAAGATGAATGCGGTATATTTGGGTGGTCCTGATCTTGGTTTAGGGAGAGATTATTACCAGAAAGTAAATGATGCCAACACCAAAACTTTAGCGGAATATCAGAAATACGTAGCACAGCTATTCGGCGTTTTAGGATACAAAAATTCTGATGCTGCAGCAAAAAATATTGTTGATTTTGAAAAACAGCTCGCCAGCTATTTATTGACACTAGAGCAAAACAGAGATGCGAATTTAAGATACAATCCTAAAAACGTGTCTGAATTGCCTGGATTGGTAAAAAATGTAAATCTTGCAAAATATCTGAATGAGGCAGGTGTAAATACTGATAAAGTGATTGTTGGTGAGATGAAATATTACCAGAATATGGATCAGATCATCAATCAGAAAAATATTCCATTATTGAAAGATTATCTTAAATATCATGTCATCAATGGAAACGCAAGCAACCTGGGTGAAAGTTTAGACAATATCCGCTTCGATTTTTATTCTAAATATCTTCAGGGTCAAAAAGAACAGCGAGCGATGGATAAGAGAGGTTTAGCTTTGGTAAACGGAGTTCTTGGCGAAGCTTTCGGTAAATTGTATGTGGATGAATATTTCACTCCGGAATCTAAACAGCAAATGGAAATCTACATCGATTACATTTTAAAATCATTTAAAAACCACATCGCTGAAATGGATTGGATGTCTCCGGAAACCAAGGTAAAGGCTCAGGAAAAACTCTCCAAATTCACAGTCAAAATCGCCTATCCCGATCAGTGGAAAGATTATTCTAAATTAAAAGTAGAAGCTCCGGCTCAAGGTGCGACTTTATATTCAAACTTACAGAATGTTTCTGCATGGCAGTATGAAAAAAGTCTTGAAAAAGTAGGAAAACCAGTCGATAAAACAGAGTGGGGAATGTCTCCTCAAACAGTTAATGCCTATTACAGCGGTTCAAACAACGAAATCGTTTTTCCTGCCGCGATTCTTCAGCCACCTTTTTACAATCCTAAAGCGGATGCGGCTGTTAATTTTGGCGGCATAGGTGCTGTAATCGGTCACGAGATTTCCCATGGTTTTGATGACAGCGGCTCAAGATTCGATGGTGACGGAAATCTGAATAACTGGTGGACCGAGCAGGATCGTAAGAATTTTGACGCAAAAGTGGCGCAGCTTGCAGCTCAGTACAATGCTTACGAACCGGTAAAGGGAAGTTTCGTTAACGGCAAATTCACAAGCGGAGAAAATATCGGTGATTTAGGTGGAGTAGCCGTGGCTTATGACGCACTTCAAATGTATTTAAAAGATAAAGGAAATCCGGGATTGATCAGCGGATTCAATCAGGATCAGAGATTTTTCTTAAGCTGGGCTACAGTCTGGAGAACGAAATCTACCGATCAGTACATGATGAATCAGGTGAAAACTGATCCGCATTCACCGGGATATTTCAGAGCATTCGGTCCTTTGGTTAATCAGGACAGCTTTATAAAAGCCTTTGATATCAAACCCGGAGATAAGCTGTATAAAGCTCCGGAAGAGAGAATTAAAATCTGGTAA